aaaaaaaaaaccgcgatacaacttatttaaaaatccgaaaatactttttttatgctCCCATAAactgcaatattttttatcaaagaattattctcgcgaacaattaaaaattcgaggcAATTTTCAATAGAGGAGTTTTCGTGTCAAGTTTTCATGGCTTTGGGCGttcaattttttggaaaattctaCCGGAATACACGGGAAAAACGTGGAATCGGTAAACGAACACGCggcaatcaatttttcatgtaatCGGATTTTATTGGAATGTCCCTAATAAAACACAATGGAATTGAACATAGTTCGAACTACGATATACCGTGTACTGTATCGTTTCCTGGCCGGACGATAAACGAAACTATTGTGTGGCAATAACACAATTTAAATACACGAGGCGCATAAGTGCCTAGGCCAACTCGATCGTATTATTACACACGTAGGCAGCCAGTAATTGGCGGCCATTGATGCCTGCAAATTGAATTTAACCACTGTGAATTGACTCCGAAGAAACGAATTCCATCTTTGCGCTTCGCGaaaacgaaaaggaaaagaaagaatatattttgcaacattaaaaaaaagtatacgatcattttttaaataatgtcacatcaaaagtataatttataaattttaaaattacaacaattttGCAATCCCTGTAGAAATtactttagaatatatttctctattcTTCTGGAATAtctcttcaataattttcttatcttttcaattaaaacacaattatttgattttaaattttgtagacCTTTTCACagatattggaaattttaacgttttattttttgttattattcctGTGCACAGGATTCCACTTCCTTGCAATCACTCGATaacaattatacatttataaaaaagatacacGTGTATAAATATCATTCCAAATAAtgcaaaactaataataaatctacttACCTcgatccaattatttttaacccttaacaaaataaaaaatacaaaatttcccAATGactaaacgaaaataaaataaaataggaaacgaaggaagaacgattgtaaatttgaaggaagaaaaaaaggatgcATTAATTAATCCtcaatatatcgaataaaaaaaaaaaatcaataatcgaACCTCGAGTACACACTGAACTCACTTGCGCGATATAGCCGTGGACAAGACGCGGGGAAGCGAGTAAGTatgtaaaagaagaaacaatggCGGAGCCCCGGGGGGGTAGCTGGTGGGccgaaataaaactttaataatagcGTAAAAAGCGCATGGTTTAATGGCCGTGCAGACGGCcgtaatacattattttcgaGCCGACACTCTTCTTGCGACGGAATCCCTTTGAGGACGCGCAACTGCTCCAGCTATCCGCGCTTTGTTCcaagaggagagaggagagatcgTAAAAAGAGCAAGCGTCGGGGTTGCACGCagcggagaggggagggacgGAGGAGCGGAGGAGAgtcggaggaggagggattcGAAAGGGGGAGATTGGAAAGGAGCGAAgcggaaaggaggaggaggaggcgcaagggaagaggagaagaaacgaaaacaaTCGATACTGTCGGAACAGGAAAGCAAGGCCAATCGGCCCGTGCTCTATTCGCGGAGTGGCCAATCAAAATGCCTACTACGTCGCCGGCAGGCCCGCTAATTAGACGCCACGTAAATCAGTCCTGAAACTCAACGTTAATTAACACGGGTTTCCGTTGGAGTTGCTTACCCACCTATTTATCGAACGACACAAATGCAATATGGTCGAACACGTGCACGTCCGTTAAAtgtctcctctcctcctcgggACCGGAGAAATGCCAGATATCCTCCAAtgcctcctcccccctcctcccctcttttccttcctcAAGTCGTGGACCTATTATATCCATAAGTTTATGCcactttaaataaaagttgccGTATAAATAGATCTCGCGTGCGTACATGTACGCTACGCGCACAGAGGCGCATAGGCGCGACAACGCATCGGCGTGTTCCGCTCGTTAGAAACGTCAACCAATCCAACCAACCACCCACCCAtccaaccaaccaaccaaccctccctcccttcgaaGAATGGATCCGCTTTGTCTCATTCCCCTTAATGATCGCGGGATTTCTAATAATAGTGGGcaggaatttttcttaattgacTGTCGCTAACTCGTTACCGAACCGCTTTAATTGCGACGAATGTTTGGCAGACGTCCCGAAATGTctctaaatataatcaaaggaGGAAAGCGTGGACCAAAACTTGTTGGATCCGTCCGCTATCCGGAGGGAATCGGAATTCGaatcggggggaggggggaggaggtttcttttaatttaatttccacgCACGATGATGATGGACACGTTTTAATCCGGAAATTCGGAAAATTGATGGATGAAATTGttcgattcgaagaattttaaagaggGGAATGAGATTGAGAATAATTGGAGACGTGTTTCAATTTGGAAGATTGGAATGGAGATTTTGAATCTTGGGAATTTTTCCGATGAATTGATCTAAATAGATGGATGATCAATCGATATCAAGTTGAAGAATATTGAGGATGGTTTAGAGAATGGGTTGTTGAttgaattttgagaattttaggAGGGATAATCTGAAAATTGGTATAAAAGGAACGATAGAGCTAACAGTCTTGTTCAAAAATCAagtacatttaattaatttcatttgttgGAACACAATCCaagtgaattttaattagattcctATTATTTGGATTAATAGCAAGtgcaattatatgaatttattataacaaagatGTAATATTAACGTAGTacatagtttaaaaataatagaattagatccatttataaatattgtacctgaattttgaaaattgcataaacaaatggatttattattatgaacaaATCCAAAGATTCATTTATATGGATCAACCATTATTGAATATCactctatttatataaatatctgttACAAGAAATCCTCTTATTaagtaacaaataattaattacaccaAATAATCCAAACTTTTCTGTCTTTCAAAAGATTCATATATAAACGAATTTAACCATCTCAAATCTGACAAGACTTACCTATATCTTTCCACggattacatataattataataaaaacaaaagccgttaaaaaatcattattattccttcaaattaatacaattaaccTTGTCACTCACCTTGTTCCATTCAAAGTTACAAACGtttgaaagttaaaaaacctttcaaagaagaaagaaaatctaatCGTTCTTTCAAACGGATGATAAATTCAAACGATTTCAAGTTTGTCAAGTTCGACGACTTTGGGTAATTACCGTTTGTTTCGCGTGGAAAACAACGTGGAAACGACAGAGTCTTTCATAGATACAAGGCAATCTCGAGCGGGGCCCCATACCGGTTTCTCTAACTTCGACCGGTAATTAACAATCGGTCGCGCATAACAaactgaatttaattaattgcataACTGCACGGAGGTCCGTGCTTCTAATCGAACCGGGTACATATTGTTGCAGCCACCCTTCTACCCCTCATCAGCCACCGGCAATTAATTATAGCATTCCGGGTTAGCCGGGGAATTAATTACGTCCAGAAGTTGGACGTAGCCGGGGGATCGTTAGAAATCGTCCTTCGTTAGAGTTAAGCTGGGCACCGGTTCCGCCGGTTATTGATGGTTTCTGGTTCCTCATCGGCCTGATACTGACAGGGTTGAGTGGCCTCCGCCCGCCAATTCTGCATCCGTCTGCAATCAGACGCGCTTTGCATTTTAATAAGAACGAATGTTATGagattttcctcctcctcctcctcctccctcctcgtaCCCCGTCTTTATTCCCCCATGTTTCCtcgttttctcgaaattaGCGGACGCGATTACCTCCTTCACTGTTTTATTTCTCGTTATTCTTTCCCTTTGATTgcgtttccttcttctccgTAGGATTACAATTTCCGCCCATTATCGAATTaggattaattgatatttgatatgattttgtaataaagtttaaagtttGATACTTTCTTTGAtgtttccccctccctctataACTAGCTAGGAGGATTGTAACTTCTGGCCATCCAGTTAATAGGATTAATAGGATACTTTTTCTGATATGAATTgatgtttttccttttttgataACGTGTTAGAGAATTTATTGAAACTAGGTTGCAATATTCTGGAGATATATATCCTTggagtaattaattaacagcATGGATTAACTATTTGAGAGTATGTAAATAgtagtaaattaatttctatgcaATCatgattttatgttaaaattttatattcattaattattcatcaaaatCTTTGTTCAACCtcgatatagcaaaaataaatcatcattGATGAATTCTAGTTCAAAATTGATCCGTTAATCGGAGTGTTACTAATTAACGACGACATTAAAATCGAGAAACGAACGAGATTACAACAATTTGGTCGATCGCTTCTCGGACGTCTTGGAATCGGCGCGCTCCTTTTTATTCGTCGTCGAAACGACCATCGTTTTCCGTTGCGTGCAATCCTGTGAAACGAGAGAGGGAgcggaaaaataaaaggaatatattAAGAGTGTCTCCGAGTGGCGTTCTCCGCGGCAGTCCGTTCgctctaatttctaattattccgCCGGAGTGGTTCTAATTAGCGTAGCTACGTAGTTACCTACGTACAACTGTTTCCGGTGTGTctggggaggagggaggggggtaTAGGTTAGGTAAATAAGCTCCTCTATGCTCTCTTTCTTACTGCGAAACGCGGGAGGGAGACGGCATCCACGAAAAGGATTTTATCGTACAACTCGTTGCCTTGGGACCAATAATTATTCCCACTTCGAAACGGTACACATTTGTAGAGGACACATCCGATCGAAATGATTCTTCACAGTCCTTTTTTGCGACATAATCCGTGATATTaatgatgaatttatttcatacaatGTTTCGTTCATTATTTgtgaagatattaaaaacatgGGATTTAAGGGTttggtaattaaattttttgtaaaaattttcaaggaggattcttataattttgagATCCTTGATGactcttccttcttttaaatcgtgaaatctattttaaatctacGCTATGATGATaggataattttcaagaattaatgaaatagagAAGTGAACgaattgagaaaataattataaattaaagagtatgtaaatgtaaagtaatgtaaatatacaaGTATATTGGGTATTAGTAGTTAAGAGACAAGTGGCGCTAGTATCGCGTCTGTTAGAATACTGATCCAACATCATGGTGTTGGAATATTTTGATGCCTGAgagtatttaaatgataagtaATCTTCTTATggatatgtttataaaatttataaatttagtgtatattaatttcacacagaataaatatttattctcaaaaaCGAATCGTCGTGGATATCGAGTCAAATGATTGTTTGTCTGTTGCAATTCATTCTTgactgaattattattattaaattttacctgTGATTACATTgtatgaaataaatctttcaaataaattatcaaattattcaaataattattatcaaaatctgAATAAAAAGTCGACAAACACATTTGCAAGAAACTTGattgcatttttaaattcgatttcaaatcattataattcgacctgaaacgagagaaatatcttaaaattcttcattCCCGAcccatgtaataatttatattgatattagaaTCAAATTTCTTACAATCAATTGGACGAATCTCCATGCCCGGCAGGATTTTAATAAACGTTGCACGGGAAAAAATCTTGTTTAATTCTTGCGCCCGCTGGAAGCGTTCGAATGAAAATCCTCCCATTGCAGGAACTTTTACACTCGATATTCGCCGCGTTCCTGGTGTTCGTTCCGGAATCGCGCGACGATATCTGTTGCAATTGCTTTAATAACGCTTGCAGGATCACGgcgttcgaaataattaaaagtacaaTATTGTGTCGCGTGcgcgcgagaaagagagagagaaagggagagagggaagggaggaagaacgggggaggggggaagagggaaaaaaatcgaagtaCAGGGAGAAAGGAAACGAGAATCTCCTCGGCCAGGAAAATTCACaaaggaatttattttcacatatttaattgaaatggtGGCTGGACACtttgacgaaaaaaaaaaaagaaaaaaagaaagaaaaaaggataagTATTAATTGCTCATATTATTATGTCGTCCATTTTATTCCGTTGTATTAAAtccgatataattaattctttaaactgCGTCGTTTGATCCTGAAAATGaggataatattgtttttagagCCACTATAAAAAAGCCATTTTAACGATCCGaatgtttttgaataatttgaggatatctttttaattaagattcgtAATGAAATGATTAGTTACCATTATTCTTCTCTTCTagataaattcttgaaaaaatggAGGAAATGTTGTATGTTTAAAGAGtattaaataactttcgataatgaattttcattttttaatttctatttactaattgtttttaatattctaactTTTATACAAtgttaaaaagtttttgattTACCAGTCTCTGATTAATCATAGTTTCttatcattttctataatgaaaattggTTGTCtcgcgaaataatattttcagcagttaatatattatttttaaaagtaaaactttttatttttttcactatatttttttattaaaataattctaattactttttacaatttttaaaaaaactaattgcAATAACACAATCGAGATTATCCTATTTCGAATTCGTTTGCTCTGTTCGCAAAAAGGAAAGCAGAAGAAAGGCAGGAAATGAGATGTGGGCACATAGTCGAGGGTAAAAGGATCGTAGAAGCGAAAGCTGACATCGAGatgacaattattatttcgagtgGTTGGCGATGGGATGCtcgtgatattttatttaagatacaaTCGCGTAATAGCTTGCTTCAAGAGGATAGATAACGTGCTGCCAGAGTGGTCGTAGAACGAacggggaagaaagaaaggttaagatgaaaaaaattgatgctCACAACGTAAATAcgtaaagaaaaagggaatgaGAGGAGATAAAAGGTGAAATTTGAGGGAAAAACAGCACAAAGAGGGATGATTCTACATTAGTAAATTACCTAAAGCCCCCCCTTATCTCGTGATCACTATTAGAAACGATGACTGTGTTTCTTCTACTTAGTTCGTGTTACTTCATCCACGAATAATTGAAGTATTTTGCGAATAATAATAGCGAATAATTTGAGATCtgaaatgtaaaattgtagaatatttaaaaaaaggataatttcttagaaataCATAAGTGATATAAAAGTGcactattgaataataaaataactgcAACTATTGGAAATGGAAATAGATCATTAAGAATTATGATGTATAAAAagcttgaaattattcaagctcatatcaaattcatataaatgcaaataaaaaaaagaaaaaatacttaccaaaaatatatgtccaatcattttttccttttcttttaatctgaaattagaagaattaaaaataatggatcTATCTTGCAAAATTCTCTCGAATCAACATCCTCTTTCCCCATCTCTAACAATAATTCCAACCCAAACATTCACGATTATCTCTCACTattgaaaagaagatataaatattacctaTGTAAATGTTATCGACAGTTTTCTGGGATACCCATtagtttagattaaaaattgaaaatacaatCGCGTTGTTTGATAAGCGGTGATCTCGTTCCAATACGTACCACGAAAGAAACAAccttttcctccctcccttcttttttttatctcttctccATGGAACACCTTCAGTGTCGAAAACGACAGGCCAACAATTTCGCGCGTAACACGTCTGTATTGGTGGAACAACAACAGGCATTCCAACGGCAttttcctcgtcgtcgtcgacagggaggacgacgttggacgttTCTCTGCGGCCGTCCCATAGGTGGCCGATGGCGGACCAGCAAGCAAATCGATGGGAAAAAAAGTTGGCATACGCGTGTGAACGCGTCGATATGACGttatccaattaaaaaagCTGCCTTTGTGTAACCCGATCCGTCGTAGCCAGCCGCAGTCCACGCCGCTCTTCCAATCTAAACCAACCCCCGTTGCTGCTTGCTTCTGCTGAAAGGCTGCATCCAATTAGTACATACCTTCCGCTCTATTGTAACTTCGGTACACGTACGATGCGCGGACGATATCTTTGGATTTTTCTGTtctagattaaaagaaaagaaaaaaaagaaagtatttaaCGAATGAGCGCATCGATCGTGCCAAGGATTTACCTTTTCTCTCCCCTGTGAATTAAGGAACGATTAAGTTGATATTGATATGATGGTGATGtttctgttattattattgagattcaaattcaatcttttgtaaatagtaatttttaacgagACAATTTATGTacagttttcttttctaaCGTGTTTTTTAAATCAGTGATCAAGATTAATGATTtgagattcatttttttctttttcgttttaattttatagaaacaaataaatagaaGTAATTGCGCTATTCTTTAcagatatgaattaaaaatgtatttaataataaaaaaataatatagaaaatataagaatttggCAGTagaatgcaataaaattattattcgaatattttttaaatttttatattttttatattcttcttttctttattaaaaatatttaatctgtaCATTTCCGAATCacacttttatatatacatttattacaaaaagaaaaaaattagctaCACGAATATCCACTTTCTTTACTCACTGCACAAAAATTTAGTTTGATCTTTCTTAACTAACGAATCGTGTTtcgtatttcattattaattccaacgcgataataaaaatagcaatGTAAAAACTATAATTGCTTAAGAGTCTGGTTAAGTAATATGAATGATATGTTCGAGAAATATATCGTTAAACGTTATAATAATGCTAATGGACGAATGACACGCGTGTGACatcattggaaattaaatattgagtcACTTTATGCATCGTACCGGTGCATACGTATCTATCAATTCTTAAACGTTTTCAATGTTCAGTTACTACAGACTCTGTAACTGTGTATGGATTGCGATTAAAACACGAGTTATTAAGTCATCGATTGCCAGAAAACTACATAGACAGTCTGTCGGTTGGACAGCTTAGTGATAACATGGATGTACGACTGGAGGAAcgatacttaaaaataaataaaatatattcaatcatcGTTGGCATGTGGCCGAATCAAAAACGCAAAACGATCCCCCGTATTTTTGTAGAGTTAATAGCGATTTTGGCGCATCTTACACAGGTgtgtttgatttattattatgataaaaagaggggaaaaaagaaaaagaaagagagaaaaaccaatattatgttttataatgattaaacaaTTTGTTTGTTATTGGGATATCGTGTCtttttatcaacaatatttgataaatattacattttgcatctttaaaaataagatctcTGATATcttgaatcgaaaattaactcaaagttcaaaatattatttgaattcaatatattttgggGATGAAAACTCTGTATTGTATCAAATACAATTGATTCAACCCAAGTTTGATATTTTACTTGAATTTAACAATGTgctgatattttgaaaatgttatagtttttgtattttcaGTTCTGATATTGTATCGAATCCAATTGAATCAATTCAAATTCGATTCAGTTTGAAAATGTTTGACAATGTGTTAATACgatgttattattttccaaatattattattttcaaaaactattCTGTTAATGTATCAATCattcattaattcaatttgatcCAAGTTTAATGGGGTTTGAGAGAGTTTGACAACGTATCGATCTtgcaaatattacaatttacatCTTCAGAGGTGAGAGGTTTGATACtgtatcgaatcgaaattgattcaATTCAAAGTTTGATACAGTTTGAGAAAGTTTAAGATAACGCAAAGaatgttttctttattaattttttaatttggcaGTGatcatttgattaattttattatgtaggGAGGCAATATGGTATTATTCTTTAGTCTAACTCTTGCAATGGATCAAATTCCATTTCTGATAGCGGCTATTCttctaatgataaaatacaacaattttattattaatgagcAAAAGGtgagaaattttgataattacaaaaataaaaatcaaaaatcatgaagttagaaattaagattttagtCGTTTCTTCGTATTTGGATAGTTCAAGGAATTATTCGTgagtattttaaatgattggcaaaagaagaaaacgcaCGAAGAGGAGATGATCTTGGAAAAATACGCTGACAAaagtttattctttatattaatatacgtaGGTAAGATGACAAGTATATCGATCAatcaattttctcttatttcaaattaattctttccattgcaatttgtttataattaatatcgaaacataaaatttaaaatttaatataaaattttcttagttTTATAGAACAAGTGTTGACATAAACTTACTTGTTTTATTGCTTCTATTAGTTACACTAGTTAATCAAAAGTTGAACTCGAGAAACATTGCAATATTTCAGCCtagtttaatattctataagcAATTTACTTTAGTTGATTGAGAATAGAttgaattctttatattatagaatagcTTCCTATGTaacattaaagttaaaattacttatttgaaATGCTATTACATaaagtaatttctttatatttcaatcaaaatatctATTCATTTCAAAACAATGTTTATAATGAATTGCTTTATTGCAATTGCCATTTgacaaaaaaagattttttttctttatttactaAAGATTTAAAGTTCTGTCAAAATCTATCTCCTATTTTCCTCATTCCATTGAATATTCTTCCTCCATAcatttttgcatataatatgatatatagaataaaatatatctaatatatacacttcttacaatattcaataaaaagaaagaaaaaaagaaaatattgtttaaaagtattattcatgaaaagaattttttaattaaaaaaatataaattcacatAATGATCACATATTCTCAATAATTAAACCTTGACACATTGATGATACATTGCAGTAAACGCTTACTTTTGCACCGTCCTCTTCTTGATCCTTCCCTTGACGCCTATTTTATTGGATATATTCATACCTTTGAACGAGTCACGGCCGAGGGTTCAGATGTATCCAGCGTATTACTACATCGAGAATGAGgccgattattattatcccaTTTTGATATTCTCGATCGTATCGTTGCTGACGGCGATGTGCGTGTACATTGCAACGGACACGACACTGGTCTATGTCGTGCAACACGCTTGCGGATTGCTAACCCTCGCAGGGTAAGTTCTGATATTACATgcaataaagtataataatgcTTATTTGTTGATCGTTGATGTGcgttgtttcatttttaaagacatgacaatataatttattaaaaaaaaaagagagagagagaaaaatgcaTAAAAGTATATGTCGAATGAAGGAGACAAAGCGATCTGTCTCTGTCTCGCTTCGTCTAACGTAAAATTCAATcgcttataattcaataaataagtctca
This DNA window, taken from Apis mellifera strain DH4 linkage group LG12, Amel_HAv3.1, whole genome shotgun sequence, encodes the following:
- the LOC102653810 gene encoding odorant receptor 22c isoform X1, which codes for MDVRLEERYLKINKIYSIIVGMWPNQKRKTIPRIFVELIAILAHLTQGGNMVLFFSLTLAMDQIPFLIAAILLMIKYNNFIINEQKFKELFVSILNDWQKKKTHEEEMILEKYADKSLFFILIYVVNAYFCTVLFLILPLTPILLDIFIPLNESRPRVQMYPAYYYIENEADYYYPILIFSIVSLLTAMCVYIATDTTLVYVVQHACGLLTLAGYRFRNSLNDLYSMRKDSKMDEKIYRRMCYAIKTHKRALAYLTKIEDFYSMNIFAQVGASILCLTVTLMKIATIKWSMETNQYYGFVIAQVVHIFFLTAQGQFVIDSHDNVYRDMYEPYWYNVQYKIQAMFVLILRRNLNPPLLTAGGLMQLNLNTFAQDNAEI
- the LOC102653810 gene encoding uncharacterized protein LOC102653810 isoform X2, with product MDVRLEERYLKINKIYSIIVGMWPNQKRKTIPRIFVELIAILAHLTQGGNMVLFFSLTLAMDQIPFLIAAILLMIKYNNFIINEQKFKELFVSILNDWQKKKTHEEEMILEKYADKSLFFILIYVVNAYFCTVLFLILPLTPILLDIFIPLNESRPRVQMYPAYYYIENEADYYYPILIFSIVSLLTAMCVYIATDTTLVYVVQHACGLLTLAGYRFRNSLNDLYSMRKDSKMDEKIYRRMCYAIKTHKRALAYLTKIEDFYSMNIFAQVGASILCLTVTLMKLKANSSLIHMTMFIGICMSHIGTMCNIKFKQCSF